The window ACTTCAGGAAGAGGCAAAGGGAGATATACTGAGCAGGTCTCATATGGCCAATATAATAATGAGAAAAGGTTATGCATATTCAAAAAAAGAGGCCTTTTCAAGATACCTTGGTCAGCATGGGATAGCCTATGTCCCTAAAAGCAATCTCACTCCTGACAGAGCTGTAAGAATAATAAAAGAAAACGGAGGCCTGGTGTCTCTGGCACATCCCAAACTCATAACAAGAGACAGAGGTCAGATACTTAAAATAGTAAATGGGTTGAAAAGAGAGGGACTTAACGCACTAGAGGCATATCACGGTAAATTTGAAACAAATGATGTGAAATATTATATAGATCTTGCTAAGGAGACTGGCCTTCTCTGGACAGGAGGTTCTGATTTTCACGGGAACGAAAGAGATATAATAGATATAGGTGACGGAGAAGTGCCTATGTATGTATATGAGGCTCTTTTGATTTATTATGAGGGGGGAAAAATATGAAAAAAATATATTTTGCAGGTTCTATAAGAGGCGGTAGGGAAAACATGGAAATTTATGCTGACTTAATCGAATTCTTAAGTAGTTACGGAACTGTTCTTACTGAGCATGTTGGATATAAAGATTTAGAGGAGAGAATTGAGAATGAAAAATCAGATTTTGCAATATATGACCAGGATATAGTCTGGCTTAGAGAGTGTGACCTGGTAGTGGCAGAGGTATCACAGCCTTCTATAGGGGTGGGATATGAGATAGGTATCGCTGAGTCTCTGGGGAAAAAAATAATATGTCTTTATAACGAGGAGGCTCCTAAAAGACTCTCTGCTATGCTTGCAGGTAACGAAAAAATATCCACATGCTTTTATAACTCCATAGAGCACGCTAAGAGGTGTATAGAGGAGGCCCTAAAAAACCTTTAAAAATTGAAATATAAGGTGAAAAGTGATAAAATAAAAATGACGATCTGGAAATAAATAACACAGGAGGATATATATGATTCTAGTTACTGGAGCTGCTGGATTTATAGGGAGTGCCCTTGTCTGGAAGCTCAATGAAGAGGGGATAAATGACATAGTTGTATCTGATAAATTGAGAACAGAAGATAAATGGTTGAACCTCAGAAAAAGAGATTATGCTGACTGGGTAGACAGGGATGAACTCTTTGACTGGCTGTCTGTTTATGAAAATGCTCGTAAACTAACTGCAGTAGTACATATGGGTGCCTGCTCTGCAACAACAGAACAGGATGGGGATTTCCTTATGAAGAATAACTACGAGTTCTCAAAAAAATTATGGGAATTCTGTACAAACAGAAACATAAAATATATTTACGCATCATCTGCTGCTACTTACGGAATAGGAGAACAGGGGTATAATGATGATGTATCCTCTGAAGAGCTAAAGAAGCTCATGCCTTTAAATAAGTATGGATATTCTAAAAAATATTTTGATGACTGGGCCTTTAAACAGAAGGAAACACCAAAAGAGTGGATAGGCCTTAAGTTCTTTAATGTATATGGACCACAGGAATATCATAAGGGAAGAATGGCCTCCCTGGTGTTTCATGCCTTTAATCAGTATAAAGAAAATAATATAGTAAAACTTTTTAAATCTCATAAAGAGGGATATGAAGACGGATGGCAGCTGAGAGACTTCGTATATATAAAAGACGTGGTAAATGTGATAAAATTCTTCTTGGATAATGAGACAGAATCTGGGGTATATAATTTAGGAACTGGAAAAGCTAGAAGTTTTTATGAACTGGCTTTGAATACAGTTAGGGCGGCAGAAGATAATTATGAAATAAAGGGCGAGGATGTAATAGAATTTATACCTATGCCTGAAGACTTGAGGGGTCGATATCAGTATTTTACCCAGGCTGAGATGAACAAACTTAAAAAGGTGGGTTATACTGAGGAGTTTCATACCCTTGAAGAGGGAGTCAAAGATTACGTACAAAATTACCTTGTGAAAGAAGACTCGTATCTATAGGGGGATAAAATAACTTGAATTCACTATTAATTGTAATTATACTTGGAATAGTAGAGGGGTTGACAGAATTTATACCTGTTAGCAGCACAGGTCATATGATTCTTGTGGAACAGTTTATAAATAATCCACAGCTATCTAAAGATTTTATGGACACTTTTCTCATAGTGGTGCAGCTAGGAGCCATACTGGCAGTTGTGATAATATTCTGGAAGGATATCAGTCCATTCGTAAAGGACAGGAAAAAGGTAGAAGAGAAAATTACTCTTTGGAGTAAAATAATGGTAGGGGTTCTTCCTGCAGCAGTTGTAGGTCTTCTTCTAGATGATTATATATCTGAATATTTTTTTGAAAATGTGATAATCGTATCAGTAATGCTCATTCTATACGGAGTTGTTTTTCTGAAGGAGAAGAACTTTGAAAAGGAAAACTGTATAGAGGATATAAGAAAGCTGACTTATAAAACGGCTTTCCTTGTAGGTTGGTTTCAGTGTCTTGCCATGATACCAGGAA is drawn from uncultured Ilyobacter sp. and contains these coding sequences:
- a CDS encoding nucleoside 2-deoxyribosyltransferase; translation: MKKIYFAGSIRGGRENMEIYADLIEFLSSYGTVLTEHVGYKDLEERIENEKSDFAIYDQDIVWLRECDLVVAEVSQPSIGVGYEIGIAESLGKKIICLYNEEAPKRLSAMLAGNEKISTCFYNSIEHAKRCIEEALKNL
- a CDS encoding undecaprenyl-diphosphate phosphatase — its product is MNSLLIVIILGIVEGLTEFIPVSSTGHMILVEQFINNPQLSKDFMDTFLIVVQLGAILAVVIIFWKDISPFVKDRKKVEEKITLWSKIMVGVLPAAVVGLLLDDYISEYFFENVIIVSVMLILYGVVFLKEKNFEKENCIEDIRKLTYKTAFLVGWFQCLAMIPGTSRSGVTIIGGILLGLSRGVSAEYSFFLAIPIMAGATLLKVLKNGLDFSPEEWKLTFVGTAVSFFVAYIVIKWFMSYIKSRDFKVFGVYRIVLGILVLISIF
- the rfaD gene encoding ADP-glyceromanno-heptose 6-epimerase, encoding MILVTGAAGFIGSALVWKLNEEGINDIVVSDKLRTEDKWLNLRKRDYADWVDRDELFDWLSVYENARKLTAVVHMGACSATTEQDGDFLMKNNYEFSKKLWEFCTNRNIKYIYASSAATYGIGEQGYNDDVSSEELKKLMPLNKYGYSKKYFDDWAFKQKETPKEWIGLKFFNVYGPQEYHKGRMASLVFHAFNQYKENNIVKLFKSHKEGYEDGWQLRDFVYIKDVVNVIKFFLDNETESGVYNLGTGKARSFYELALNTVRAAEDNYEIKGEDVIEFIPMPEDLRGRYQYFTQAEMNKLKKVGYTEEFHTLEEGVKDYVQNYLVKEDSYL
- a CDS encoding PHP domain-containing protein, producing MVDMHLHTTASDGALSPTELVERAYKKGIKVLSITDHDTVDGLEEGKKRALELGIEFINGIEISCDWLGKEVHILGYFINFHDEKFKNEIKTLREIRENRNEKMLEKLEKNGIYITLEELQEEAKGDILSRSHMANIIMRKGYAYSKKEAFSRYLGQHGIAYVPKSNLTPDRAVRIIKENGGLVSLAHPKLITRDRGQILKIVNGLKREGLNALEAYHGKFETNDVKYYIDLAKETGLLWTGGSDFHGNERDIIDIGDGEVPMYVYEALLIYYEGGKI